One window of Methanothermobacter tenebrarum genomic DNA carries:
- a CDS encoding V-type proton ATPase subunit E — protein MDPGVDKIVSSIISEAQENANKIISEAEKKAGSIIEDGERRAAIEKEKILENARKQARMQYHQVISEAKMKARRAELEAREEVITEAFKRAEEELQRIATSNDERYIQSLKDIIKEAATEIGGGELLVHVKEDDKEKIRDLSSIAEDVKSATGKDTNLELGEPIQTIGGAIVKTKDGRIEVNNTIEARLSRFEKLLRSEVAKILFD, from the coding sequence ATGGACCCTGGAGTGGACAAGATTGTCTCCAGCATAATCTCCGAGGCCCAGGAAAATGCTAACAAAATAATCAGCGAAGCTGAAAAGAAGGCAGGATCCATAATAGAAGATGGTGAAAGGAGAGCAGCTATTGAAAAGGAGAAAATACTAGAAAATGCCAGGAAACAGGCGCGGATGCAATACCACCAGGTAATATCAGAGGCTAAAATGAAGGCTAGAAGGGCGGAACTGGAGGCGAGGGAAGAGGTAATCACCGAGGCATTCAAAAGGGCTGAAGAAGAATTACAAAGGATAGCGACTAGTAATGATGAAAGATACATCCAATCATTAAAGGATATTATAAAGGAAGCCGCCACCGAGATCGGGGGAGGAGAACTGTTAGTCCACGTCAAGGAGGATGATAAAGAGAAGATAAGGGACTTAAGTTCCATCGCAGAGGATGTTAAGTCAGCCACGGGCAAAGATACCAACCTAGAACTTGGTGAACCCATACAGACCATTGGAGGAGCCATAGTCAAAACCAAGGACGGGAGAATAGAAGTCAACAATACAATCGAGGCGAGACTTTCAAGGTTCGAAAAGCTTCTGCGTTCAGAGGTGGCAAAAATCCTCTTTGATTAA
- a CDS encoding V-type ATP synthase subunit K (produces ATP from ADP in the presence of a proton gradient across the membrane; the K subunit is a nonenzymatic component which binds the dimeric form by interacting with the G and E subunits), whose translation MVEITLGTALAAVGAGIAIAFAGFGSAIAQGNVAAASVGAVAEKPEMFARGIIFTALPETQAIYGFLIGILVIVFSGILAGGKALGTTGGIIALSAGLAIGVAGFGSAIAQGNVAAGSVGAVTENPEMFARGIIFTALPETQAIYGFLIAILLLVGGVMGGG comes from the coding sequence ATGGTTGAGATTACACTAGGAACAGCTTTAGCGGCTGTAGGAGCTGGAATAGCTATAGCATTCGCAGGTTTCGGATCAGCTATAGCTCAGGGAAACGTAGCAGCTGCAAGTGTAGGTGCAGTTGCAGAAAAACCTGAGATGTTCGCGAGGGGTATTATATTCACGGCCCTGCCAGAAACCCAAGCTATCTACGGATTCCTTATAGGAATATTAGTTATAGTATTCTCAGGAATCCTAGCCGGCGGTAAAGCACTTGGTACAACAGGTGGTATCATAGCCCTGAGCGCAGGTTTAGCTATAGGAGTTGCAGGTTTCGGATCAGCTATAGCCCAGGGAAACGTAGCAGCAGGGAGTGTAGGTGCAGTTACTGAAAACCCCGAAATGTTCGCGAGGGGTATTATATTCACGGCCCTGCCAGAAACCCAAGCTATCTACGGATTCCTTATAGCAATACTCTTGCTAGTTGGTGGCGTTATGGGAGGAGGCTAA
- a CDS encoding V-type ATP synthase subunit I, protein MFLPARMRKLKIITFEKYTDPVIRFLHEEGITQIDNISERIQEDPQWAQLLKPSKPAPQTTRIASLLMRTTGIIDFMNTLITRKKKMKEVIKEFLNPPIPKKRKVEELDSESLIKKAEDELSKVETRIKSLESKLNQLEAEKGDLESTISLWEKLVDFDIDFTDIEESKYITAIVGKMPIEKFKKAPEKIKEITDEFAIFDVETEPPTERKVFIITLKEHEDAIATLLRRMDLERFEIAGLKGKPSEVIQKSRERLKEIHEERKATIKEVEEIKNEWEEELLILKEQLTIEKERNEIYAAFGETENTVMLEAWTPLKDCEKAEEIIKEASEGHCVIEREKPNPDDEVPILLENPRFAKPFETFIKMYSPPKYNEYDPTVFMAIVLPFFFGFCLTDAFYGIIDALVGFILYKGPGKVNKFMRSFGIIFMACGLWAFILGMVTNGFLGDFFPRFFHINLPTVIPLVDAFKEPQNVLLMALIAGVLHINFGLIVGARNNIKMGNIREAMGSQIVWLILELGILLAALGWLFNIFPLMVGGGGIAVLGIILLVYYNGLFGLIDASGFLGTILSYSRLLALCLSTGGMAMTVNIVTEICANLIPVIGVALAPIIFVFGHIANDTFQSLGAFIHSLRLHYVEFFSQFFMGAKRKFDPFSAERKLTKIER, encoded by the coding sequence ATGTTTCTACCAGCAAGGATGCGTAAACTTAAAATTATAACCTTTGAGAAGTATACCGACCCCGTGATCCGATTCTTGCACGAAGAAGGAATAACACAAATAGACAACATATCAGAGCGTATACAGGAAGACCCACAATGGGCCCAACTATTAAAACCTTCAAAACCCGCACCCCAGACTACGAGAATAGCATCCCTCCTAATGAGAACAACCGGTATAATAGATTTCATGAATACACTGATAACCCGGAAAAAAAAGATGAAAGAGGTTATAAAAGAATTCCTCAACCCCCCAATCCCAAAAAAGAGGAAAGTAGAAGAATTAGACTCGGAATCATTGATAAAAAAGGCAGAAGATGAATTATCAAAGGTTGAAACAAGGATAAAATCCCTGGAAAGTAAATTAAACCAATTAGAAGCGGAAAAAGGAGATTTAGAATCCACGATCAGCCTCTGGGAGAAACTGGTCGATTTTGATATTGATTTTACCGATATAGAAGAATCCAAGTACATAACAGCCATCGTAGGGAAAATGCCCATCGAAAAGTTCAAAAAGGCGCCCGAGAAGATAAAAGAGATAACAGACGAATTCGCAATCTTTGACGTGGAAACAGAACCCCCAACCGAAAGAAAAGTATTCATAATAACATTAAAAGAACACGAAGACGCCATAGCAACACTACTAAGGCGGATGGACCTTGAAAGATTTGAAATAGCAGGTCTCAAGGGCAAACCCTCAGAAGTAATCCAAAAATCCAGGGAAAGACTCAAAGAAATCCACGAAGAAAGAAAAGCCACAATCAAAGAAGTGGAAGAGATAAAAAATGAATGGGAAGAAGAACTCCTCATACTCAAAGAACAACTTACAATCGAAAAGGAAAGAAACGAAATATACGCAGCCTTCGGCGAAACAGAAAACACCGTAATGCTAGAAGCATGGACCCCCCTAAAGGATTGTGAAAAGGCCGAAGAGATAATTAAAGAGGCAAGCGAAGGACATTGCGTTATTGAACGTGAAAAACCAAACCCTGACGATGAAGTGCCAATACTCCTCGAAAACCCAAGATTCGCGAAACCCTTCGAAACATTCATAAAAATGTACTCACCCCCAAAATATAATGAATATGACCCTACAGTTTTCATGGCAATAGTACTCCCATTTTTCTTCGGCTTCTGCCTTACAGACGCATTCTATGGGATAATAGATGCCCTGGTCGGATTCATATTATATAAGGGCCCTGGGAAGGTTAACAAGTTTATGAGAAGCTTCGGCATAATATTCATGGCATGCGGTCTATGGGCATTCATCCTCGGAATGGTTACAAACGGATTCCTAGGCGACTTCTTCCCACGATTCTTTCACATAAACCTCCCAACAGTAATACCATTGGTAGATGCGTTTAAAGAACCGCAGAACGTCCTCTTAATGGCCCTAATCGCGGGTGTGCTACATATAAACTTTGGACTTATAGTTGGCGCAAGGAACAATATAAAAATGGGTAACATCCGCGAGGCCATGGGATCACAGATAGTATGGCTCATACTCGAGTTGGGCATACTCCTAGCTGCCCTAGGCTGGCTATTCAATATATTCCCATTAATGGTAGGTGGGGGTGGTATAGCAGTACTAGGAATCATACTATTAGTCTACTATAATGGACTATTCGGTCTCATCGACGCTTCAGGATTCCTAGGAACCATACTATCATATTCAAGACTGTTAGCCCTTTGTTTATCCACTGGGGGTATGGCCATGACAGTTAATATTGTCACAGAGATATGCGCCAACCTCATACCAGTAATTGGAGTGGCCCTAGCACCCATAATATTCGTATTTGGCCATATTGCCAATGACACATTCCAGAGTCTCGGCGCTTTCATACATTCACTCCGTTTACATTATGTGGAGTTTTTCTCCCAATTCTTCATGGGAGCAAAGAGAAAATTCGACCCATTTAGTGCTGAAAGAAAACTTACCAAAATAGAGAGGTGA
- the ahaH gene encoding ATP synthase archaeal subunit H — MATIAEAIMVIKKAENDANRLIQESKEKSSQMIEDARVKALEIIENAKREAEDEAEAMIYESKAKARDEAAEISSEAKRRTEILKSKAMDKIDDAAELIIKTII, encoded by the coding sequence ATGGCAACAATAGCAGAAGCTATCATGGTGATAAAAAAGGCTGAAAATGATGCTAACCGGCTAATACAGGAGTCAAAGGAAAAATCATCCCAGATGATCGAAGATGCTAGGGTGAAAGCATTAGAGATCATAGAAAATGCCAAGAGGGAGGCTGAAGACGAAGCAGAGGCTATGATATATGAATCAAAGGCAAAGGCTAGGGATGAGGCGGCAGAAATTTCAAGTGAAGCTAAAAGAAGAACAGAAATCCTAAAATCTAAAGCCATGGATAAAATTGATGATGCAGCAGAACTTATCATAAAAACAATAATCTAG
- a CDS encoding citryl-CoA lyase: MAIGKESLEKIFDVNVSRWRTSISWIEEDFIVTRGYFQEDLIGNVSFADVVFLLLRGDLPSRDESRMLDAILVSFCDHGVTPPSTQIARLAASTGSPLHASAAAGLLAFGREHAGAIQDCMKLLQEAVKDNGEVSQLAREIVNDYLERDEKIPGFGHRYHSRDPRAARILELARKYKCMGRHAQLALEIEKVLNRLKNINMNIDGANAAILSDLGFHWEIGTGMFMIGRLPGLIAHINEEKREEKPFRKTLNLGDIEYHGKKPDRIMRG, from the coding sequence ATGGCAATAGGGAAAGAATCGCTTGAAAAAATATTCGATGTTAATGTTTCTCGTTGGAGGACTAGTATTAGTTGGATTGAAGAGGATTTTATCGTTACACGCGGATATTTCCAGGAGGATTTGATTGGGAATGTCTCATTTGCTGATGTTGTCTTTTTATTATTGAGGGGTGATTTACCCTCCAGGGATGAATCTAGGATGCTTGATGCTATACTGGTATCCTTCTGTGATCATGGTGTTACCCCGCCTAGCACGCAGATCGCTCGTCTAGCAGCATCTACAGGTTCTCCTTTACATGCTTCTGCAGCAGCTGGACTTTTAGCCTTTGGGAGGGAGCATGCCGGGGCTATCCAGGATTGTATGAAACTCCTCCAGGAGGCTGTGAAGGATAATGGTGAGGTTTCTCAGCTTGCAAGGGAGATTGTCAATGATTATCTGGAGAGGGATGAGAAGATTCCGGGTTTTGGTCATAGGTATCATAGTAGGGATCCTAGGGCGGCTAGGATATTGGAATTAGCGAGGAAGTATAAATGTATGGGGAGACATGCTCAATTAGCATTGGAAATAGAAAAGGTTTTAAATCGGTTGAAGAATATTAATATGAATATTGATGGGGCGAATGCAGCAATATTGTCGGATCTTGGATTCCATTGGGAGATTGGGACTGGCATGTTCATGATAGGGAGACTACCAGGGTTGATAGCCCACATTAATGAGGAAAAGAGGGAGGAGAAACCCTTCAGGAAGACCTTGAACCTTGGGGATATAGAATATCATGGGAAAAAACCAGATAGGATAATGAGGGGATGA